One genomic segment of Micromonospora sp. WMMC415 includes these proteins:
- a CDS encoding ABC transporter permease, with translation MSDTATTTTGRAPSVYVPSTEALATVLAPGERPPRPGALSASLTFGWRALLKIKHVPEQLFDVTAFPIIMVLMFTYLFGGALADSPRAYLQFFLPGIMVTSVVMITMYTGLGLNNDIEKGVFDRIRTLPVWRPAALVGMIFGDVLRYVLAAVVILGVGLVLGFRPDGGVLGVVAGIGLLVVFSFAFSWVWTFFGLVLRSEKSVMGVSMMVLFPLTFLSNVFVEPATMPGWLQAFVKVNPITHLVAAVRGVMAGSPDATNTMWLLLWSAGFVAVFGTLTMYRYNRR, from the coding sequence ATGAGCGACACCGCCACCACCACGACCGGGCGGGCCCCGTCCGTCTACGTCCCGTCGACCGAGGCGCTGGCCACGGTCCTCGCGCCCGGCGAGCGACCGCCGAGGCCGGGCGCGCTGTCGGCGTCGCTGACGTTCGGCTGGCGGGCGCTGCTGAAGATCAAGCACGTCCCCGAGCAGCTGTTCGACGTGACCGCGTTCCCGATCATCATGGTGCTGATGTTCACGTACCTGTTCGGCGGCGCCCTCGCCGACAGCCCCCGTGCCTACCTGCAGTTCTTCCTGCCCGGCATCATGGTGACCAGCGTCGTCATGATCACCATGTACACGGGTCTCGGTCTCAACAACGACATCGAGAAGGGCGTCTTCGACCGCATCCGTACGCTCCCGGTGTGGCGGCCGGCCGCCCTGGTCGGGATGATCTTCGGCGACGTGCTGCGCTACGTCCTCGCCGCCGTGGTGATCCTCGGCGTCGGCCTCGTCCTGGGCTTCCGCCCCGACGGCGGCGTGCTCGGTGTGGTCGCCGGGATCGGCCTGCTGGTGGTCTTCTCGTTCGCGTTCTCCTGGGTCTGGACGTTCTTCGGCCTGGTCCTGCGCAGCGAGAAGTCGGTGATGGGGGTCAGCATGATGGTGCTGTTCCCGCTGACCTTCCTCAGCAACGTCTTCGTCGAGCCGGCCACGATGCCCGGCTGGCTCCAGGCGTTCGTCAAGGTCAACCCGATCACGCACCTGGTGGCCGCGGTCCGCGGGGTGATGGCCGGCTCGCCGGACGCGACGAACACGATGTGGCTGCTGCTGTGGAGCGCCGGTTTCGTGGCCGTCTTCGGCACCCTGACCATGTACCGCTACAACCGCCGCTGA
- a CDS encoding aldo/keto reductase: MAYPIPNISLNDGNTIPQLGFGVFQIAPTDTVRAVRTALDVGYRHIDTAEMYGNEAEVGQAVRESGLDRREVFVTSKLNNGFHRPDVARRAFDSTLAALKMDYIDLFLIHWPLPTLYDGDYVSTWRTLEEFRRDGRARSIGVSNFQVAHLERLAAETGTVPAVNQVEVHPYFGNEEVRGYDHGHGIVTEAWSPIAQGKVLDDPTVSEIAAQVGRTPAQVVLRWHVQRGDVVFPKSTTPSRIEENFRIFDFELDDATMERLTGLDRGEAGRQGPNPDTFDYVPA; the protein is encoded by the coding sequence ATGGCCTACCCGATCCCGAACATCAGCTTGAACGACGGCAACACCATCCCGCAGCTCGGCTTCGGGGTGTTCCAGATCGCCCCGACGGACACCGTGCGGGCGGTGCGCACCGCCCTGGACGTCGGCTACCGGCACATCGACACCGCCGAGATGTACGGCAACGAGGCCGAGGTGGGCCAGGCGGTCCGCGAGTCGGGGCTGGACCGCCGCGAGGTCTTCGTCACGAGCAAGCTCAACAACGGCTTCCACCGGCCGGACGTCGCGCGGCGGGCCTTCGACTCCACGCTCGCCGCTCTGAAGATGGACTACATCGATCTCTTCCTCATCCACTGGCCGCTGCCCACCCTTTACGACGGCGACTACGTGTCGACGTGGAGGACGCTGGAGGAGTTCCGGCGCGACGGCCGGGCCCGCTCGATCGGGGTGTCGAACTTCCAGGTCGCGCACCTGGAGCGGCTCGCCGCCGAGACCGGCACGGTGCCGGCGGTGAACCAGGTCGAGGTGCACCCGTACTTCGGTAACGAGGAGGTGCGCGGGTACGACCACGGGCACGGCATCGTGACCGAGGCGTGGTCGCCGATCGCGCAGGGGAAGGTGCTCGACGACCCGACCGTGAGCGAAATCGCCGCGCAGGTGGGGCGTACGCCGGCGCAGGTCGTGCTGCGCTGGCACGTGCAGCGCGGCGACGTCGTCTTCCCGAAGTCGACCACGCCCTCCCGGATCGAGGAGAACTTCCGGATCTTCGACTTCGAGCTGGACGACGCGACGATGGAGCGGCTCACCGGGCTCGACCGGGGGGAGGCGGGCCGGCAGGGCCCCAACCCGGACACGTTCGACTACGTGCCGGCCTGA
- a CDS encoding NADPH-dependent FMN reductase, with amino-acid sequence MTPLRLTVIIGSTREGRAGEEVARWFVAQARRRAQLTVSVLDLADYDFPATWPAEATPAMRSFAGEVGRAAAFVVVTPEYNHSFPASLKQAIDYAYDEWQAKPVGFVSYGCGSLGLHAVDQLRTVFTALHAMTVRDVVGVDLLCGGPTPLAEDRLSRDAAVLLDQLAWWGLALRDARAARPYVS; translated from the coding sequence ATGACGCCGCTGCGGCTCACCGTGATCATCGGCAGCACGCGGGAGGGGCGGGCCGGCGAGGAGGTCGCGCGCTGGTTCGTCGCGCAGGCCCGGCGGCGCGCCCAGCTCACCGTCTCCGTCCTCGACCTCGCCGACTACGACTTCCCGGCCACCTGGCCCGCCGAGGCGACGCCGGCGATGCGCTCCTTCGCCGGTGAGGTGGGCCGCGCGGCGGCGTTCGTCGTGGTCACCCCCGAGTACAACCACAGCTTTCCGGCGTCGTTGAAACAGGCGATCGACTACGCGTACGACGAGTGGCAGGCGAAGCCCGTCGGTTTCGTGTCGTACGGGTGCGGTTCCCTGGGTCTGCACGCGGTCGACCAGCTCCGCACGGTCTTCACCGCGCTGCACGCCATGACCGTCCGGGACGTCGTCGGCGTCGACCTGCTCTGCGGCGGGCCCACCCCGCTCGCCGAGGACCGGCTGAGCCGGGACGCCGCGGTCCTGCTCGACCAGCTCGCCTGGTGGGGCCTGGCACTGCGGGACGCCCGGGCAGCCCGCCCGTACGTCTCCTGA
- a CDS encoding AAA family ATPase, giving the protein MEPRRVEAIIGREHPAGLLRAELDRALASHGGLVLVTGEPGIGKTTLVTALAEEARQRGALVLGAACWDSDSAPGHWPWVQVVRGLRRSADDWAVARAAAEPGLAALLGETPAVRGDGADSSAAGGTGTAASGADGGDEEAFALYDAVTTALVAVSQRRPVVVVLDDLHWADPASMRLLAFAAQHTWFERLLLIGTYRDAEVEAADHPLRPLLMPLVTKATTVTLDGLSRDEVGALMTRTAGREPDAALLDEVHRRTGGNPFFVEQTARLWRVDGAVDLIAPGVREAVRRRLAQLPDVVVDALTVAAVLGRQFHRSVLAACAGTPAAQVDRLLDRAVTARLVVARGGGRFAFAHDLVRETLYDGLDEAERRDRHAAVVRAVDREPALTERLIPADLARHAWLGAGLLDPSRVADLLVAAARDASGRMALEESTVHYRRALEIVGDPPRRVRILTELGEQLSHSGGREEARRLLAEAAELALEIDDPALLARAALTVYRHGWTPVGQVVETDALLREAYRRLIGEPDDTLPAATVVTDLITATETLARRGRDDEALTFSLWARHHTTWGLGSAADRATITAEIREVARRSGDRETEMWATSLRWVALLELGDPRYTQEHAAFVAAGRGSDVDRHRMAGAIDGGIIAACRGDFARADALFGELVGFGEWDQSEHGYLVHHLRWSLLLLQGRYDEIDTLLHGLDPTDHTYLELVRGITAAERGDVATAVRLVTEIEAAGAPYPRPVSPLWLRLRAQVAARTGDARRCAEAREALEPYRGQWLAALFGCDVSGPVDHWLALVDLAQQRWDDAVAGFGAARESADRMGARPWSLLARAGLVVALTGRDKPGDASAAAELRAETVREAAALGMAQVLQRLGETPASTPGSGPSTTEPAVPEPGSSTTPAEPGSPRAGARGCSAMATMIGPDWMAPLPWSPPGATPPVPQDRPPTEVHEFRRDGDVWRLVYGGVVAHLPDAKGLQDLHLLLSRPGVDVAAVELLDPAAGPDLVAAHRLGADPVLDDEAKARYRRHLERLDDEIDRAAARGDERKVAALDAERAALLDELRAAAGLAGRTRRLGDQAERARKAVTARIRDTLRRLDDRHPALAAHLRETVSTGGSCRYLPPDPPRWHL; this is encoded by the coding sequence ATGGAGCCGCGGCGCGTCGAGGCCATCATCGGGCGGGAGCACCCCGCGGGCCTGCTGCGCGCGGAGCTCGACCGGGCCCTCGCCAGCCACGGCGGTCTCGTCCTGGTGACCGGGGAGCCGGGCATCGGCAAGACCACGCTGGTCACCGCGCTGGCCGAGGAGGCCCGCCAGCGCGGCGCGCTGGTGCTCGGCGCCGCCTGCTGGGATTCCGACAGCGCCCCCGGCCACTGGCCCTGGGTCCAGGTCGTCCGGGGCCTGCGCCGCTCGGCGGACGACTGGGCGGTCGCCCGGGCCGCCGCCGAGCCCGGCCTCGCCGCCCTGCTCGGCGAGACGCCGGCGGTGCGGGGCGACGGGGCGGATTCGTCGGCGGCGGGCGGGACCGGGACGGCCGCCTCCGGCGCGGACGGCGGGGACGAGGAGGCGTTCGCCCTCTACGACGCGGTGACGACCGCGCTGGTCGCCGTCTCGCAGCGCCGGCCGGTCGTGGTCGTCCTCGACGACCTGCACTGGGCCGACCCGGCCTCGATGCGGCTGCTGGCGTTCGCCGCCCAGCACACGTGGTTCGAGCGGCTGCTGCTCATCGGCACGTACCGCGACGCCGAGGTCGAGGCGGCCGACCACCCGCTGCGCCCGCTGCTGATGCCGCTGGTGACGAAGGCGACCACGGTCACGCTCGACGGCCTCAGCCGGGACGAGGTCGGGGCGCTCATGACGCGGACGGCCGGCCGGGAGCCGGACGCCGCCCTCCTCGACGAGGTGCACCGGCGCACCGGCGGCAACCCGTTCTTCGTCGAGCAGACCGCGCGGCTCTGGCGGGTCGATGGCGCGGTCGACCTGATCGCCCCGGGTGTCCGCGAGGCCGTGCGTCGCCGGCTCGCCCAGCTTCCCGACGTGGTGGTCGACGCGCTCACCGTCGCCGCCGTACTGGGGCGGCAGTTCCACCGGTCCGTCCTCGCCGCCTGCGCGGGCACCCCGGCGGCCCAGGTCGACCGCCTCCTCGACCGTGCCGTGACGGCCCGGCTCGTGGTCGCCCGCGGCGGCGGGCGGTTCGCGTTCGCCCACGACCTGGTGCGGGAGACGCTCTACGACGGGCTGGACGAGGCCGAGCGCCGGGACCGGCACGCGGCGGTCGTCCGGGCCGTCGACCGCGAGCCGGCGCTCACCGAGCGGCTCATCCCCGCCGACCTGGCCCGCCACGCCTGGCTCGGCGCCGGGCTGCTCGACCCGTCCCGGGTCGCCGACCTGCTCGTCGCCGCCGCGCGGGACGCCAGCGGGCGGATGGCCCTGGAGGAGTCGACCGTCCACTACCGCCGGGCCCTGGAGATCGTCGGGGACCCGCCCCGCCGGGTCCGGATCCTGACCGAGCTGGGGGAGCAGCTGTCGCACTCCGGCGGCCGGGAGGAGGCGCGACGGCTCCTCGCCGAGGCGGCGGAACTGGCCCTCGAGATCGACGACCCCGCGCTGCTCGCCCGCGCCGCGCTCACCGTTTACCGGCACGGCTGGACGCCCGTCGGGCAGGTGGTCGAGACGGACGCGCTGCTGCGTGAGGCGTACCGGCGGCTCATCGGCGAGCCCGACGACACCCTGCCGGCGGCCACGGTGGTGACCGACCTGATCACCGCCACCGAGACGCTCGCCCGCCGCGGCCGGGACGACGAGGCGCTCACCTTCAGCCTCTGGGCCCGACACCACACCACCTGGGGCCTCGGCAGCGCCGCCGACCGCGCCACGATCACCGCCGAGATCCGCGAGGTCGCCCGCCGCAGCGGCGACCGCGAGACCGAGATGTGGGCGACCAGCCTGCGCTGGGTGGCGCTGCTCGAGCTCGGGGATCCCCGCTACACACAGGAGCACGCCGCGTTCGTCGCGGCGGGCCGCGGGTCCGACGTCGACCGGCACCGGATGGCCGGTGCCATCGACGGCGGCATCATCGCCGCCTGCCGGGGCGACTTCGCCCGGGCCGACGCCCTCTTCGGCGAGCTGGTCGGGTTCGGCGAGTGGGACCAGTCCGAGCACGGCTACCTCGTGCACCACCTACGCTGGTCGCTGCTGCTGCTCCAGGGCCGGTACGACGAGATCGACACGCTGCTGCACGGGCTCGACCCGACCGACCACACCTACCTGGAACTGGTCCGCGGCATCACCGCCGCCGAACGCGGCGACGTGGCGACCGCCGTCCGCCTGGTCACCGAGATCGAGGCCGCCGGCGCCCCGTACCCCCGGCCCGTCTCGCCGCTGTGGCTGCGCCTGCGTGCCCAGGTCGCCGCCCGCACCGGCGACGCGCGGCGCTGCGCCGAGGCGCGGGAGGCGCTGGAACCGTACCGGGGGCAATGGCTCGCGGCCCTGTTCGGATGCGACGTCAGCGGGCCCGTCGACCACTGGCTCGCGCTCGTCGACCTGGCTCAGCAGCGGTGGGACGACGCGGTCGCCGGCTTCGGCGCCGCCCGCGAATCAGCCGACCGGATGGGCGCCCGGCCCTGGTCGCTGCTCGCCCGCGCCGGTCTGGTCGTCGCGCTGACCGGGCGTGACAAGCCCGGTGACGCGAGCGCCGCCGCCGAGCTGCGCGCCGAGACGGTACGCGAAGCCGCCGCGCTCGGCATGGCCCAGGTGCTCCAACGCCTCGGCGAGACACCGGCGTCCACACCCGGGTCCGGACCGTCGACCACCGAGCCGGCCGTCCCGGAGCCCGGCTCGTCGACAACACCGGCAGAACCGGGCTCGCCGAGGGCGGGCGCGCGGGGATGTTCCGCCATGGCGACGATGATCGGGCCGGACTGGATGGCGCCGCTGCCGTGGTCGCCCCCCGGCGCAACGCCGCCCGTGCCGCAGGACCGCCCGCCGACGGAGGTCCACGAGTTCCGGCGCGACGGTGACGTGTGGCGGCTGGTCTACGGCGGCGTGGTGGCGCATCTTCCGGACGCCAAGGGGCTTCAGGATCTGCACCTGCTGCTCAGCCGTCCCGGTGTGGACGTCGCCGCGGTCGAGTTGCTCGACCCGGCTGCCGGGCCCGACCTGGTAGCCGCGCACCGGCTCGGTGCAGACCCGGTCCTGGACGACGAGGCCAAGGCCCGCTACCGGCGCCACCTGGAGCGGCTCGACGACGAGATCGACCGGGCCGCCGCCCGTGGCGACGAGCGCAAGGTCGCCGCCCTCGACGCCGAGCGTGCCGCCCTGCTCGACGAGTTGCGGGCGGCGGCGGGCCTGGCGGGACGCACCCGGCGCCTGGGTGACCAGGCCGAACGCGCCCGCAAGGCGGTCACCGCCCGGATCCGCGACACGCTCCGTCGCCTCGATGACCGGCATCCGGCCCTCGCGGCGCACCTGCGCGAGACGGTCTCCACCGGCGGCTCCTGCCGCTACCTCCCGCCCGACCCCCCGCGCTGGCACCTGTAA
- a CDS encoding DHA2 family efflux MFS transporter permease subunit encodes MTQQSVAAPQPVPTSDKLDAAVLKVAGVVVLGAIMSILDVTVVSVALPTFQNEFDASYARVAWTMTGYTLALATVIPLSGWAADRFGTKRLYMIALALFTIGSGLCATADTIGELIGYRVLQGLGGGMLMPIGMTIMTRAAGPNRIGRLMAVLGIPMLLGPIGGPILGGWLIDVASWHWIFLINLPIGVIALVYAQLALPKDNPEPSESFDFLGMLMLSPGLALFLYGVSTLPETGTFADSEVWGPMLVGAALVVAFVLYSFKPQHPLLDLRLFRNRRLTIAAVTLFVFIIAFMGAGLLFPSYFLQIRGESTLHAGLLMAPQGLGAMVTMPIAGMLADKVPVGRTVPFALLLIVAGFFTFTQVDPNTSYVLLCGSLFVMGLGMGGTMMPIMTSALKTLTGHEVARGSTLVNILQQIGGSVGAAVMSVILTNELNGSRVVPGVTGPNGEPVTEAGLAIAAQQRPELAQQVPDPSLIERGLDYAADSFGTTFWVAFALVLATFIPAALLPRRRERSHLLDDQPGEPGEQPKTPVVVH; translated from the coding sequence GTGACACAGCAATCCGTCGCGGCACCGCAGCCTGTCCCGACATCGGACAAGCTCGACGCCGCGGTCCTCAAGGTGGCCGGTGTCGTCGTGCTCGGTGCGATCATGTCGATCCTCGACGTGACGGTGGTCAGCGTCGCGCTGCCGACGTTCCAGAACGAGTTCGACGCGTCGTACGCCCGCGTGGCGTGGACGATGACCGGCTACACCCTCGCGCTGGCCACGGTGATCCCGCTCAGCGGGTGGGCCGCCGACCGGTTCGGCACCAAACGCCTCTACATGATCGCGTTGGCGTTGTTCACGATCGGGTCGGGTCTGTGCGCCACCGCCGACACGATCGGCGAGTTGATCGGCTACCGGGTGCTGCAGGGCCTGGGCGGGGGCATGCTCATGCCGATCGGCATGACGATCATGACCCGGGCGGCCGGGCCGAACCGGATCGGCCGGCTGATGGCCGTCCTCGGCATCCCGATGCTGCTCGGCCCGATCGGCGGCCCGATCCTCGGCGGCTGGCTGATCGACGTGGCGAGCTGGCACTGGATCTTCCTGATCAACCTGCCGATCGGCGTCATCGCGCTCGTCTACGCGCAGCTGGCCCTGCCGAAGGACAACCCCGAGCCGTCCGAGTCGTTCGACTTCCTCGGCATGCTGATGCTTTCGCCGGGTCTCGCCCTGTTCCTCTACGGCGTCTCCACGCTGCCCGAGACCGGCACGTTCGCCGATTCCGAGGTGTGGGGGCCCATGCTGGTCGGGGCCGCGCTGGTGGTGGCGTTCGTCCTCTACTCGTTCAAGCCCCAGCACCCGCTGCTCGACCTGCGGCTGTTCCGCAACCGCCGGCTGACCATCGCGGCGGTGACCCTGTTCGTCTTCATCATCGCCTTCATGGGCGCCGGCCTGCTGTTCCCGAGCTACTTCCTGCAGATCCGCGGCGAGTCGACGCTGCACGCCGGCCTGCTGATGGCGCCGCAGGGCCTCGGTGCGATGGTCACCATGCCGATCGCCGGCATGCTGGCCGACAAGGTACCGGTCGGGCGTACGGTGCCGTTCGCGCTGCTGCTGATCGTCGCCGGGTTCTTCACCTTCACCCAGGTCGACCCGAACACGTCGTACGTGCTGCTCTGCGGCTCGCTGTTCGTCATGGGCCTGGGCATGGGCGGCACGATGATGCCGATCATGACCTCCGCGCTGAAGACGCTCACCGGCCACGAGGTGGCGCGCGGCTCCACCCTGGTGAACATCCTCCAGCAGATCGGCGGCTCCGTCGGCGCCGCGGTGATGTCGGTGATCCTCACCAACGAGCTGAACGGCTCCCGGGTGGTCCCCGGCGTGACCGGCCCGAACGGCGAGCCGGTCACCGAGGCGGGGCTGGCGATCGCCGCCCAGCAGCGCCCCGAGCTGGCCCAGCAGGTCCCGGATCCGTCGCTCATCGAGCGGGGGCTCGACTACGCCGCCGACTCCTTCGGCACGACGTTCTGGGTGGCGTTCGCGCTGGTGCTGGCGACGTTCATCCCGGCCGCGTTGCTGCCGCGCCGGCGTGAGCGGTCGCACCTGCTCGACGACCAGCCCGGCGAGCCGGGCGAGCAGCCGAAGACGCCCGTCGTCGTCCACTGA
- a CDS encoding DUF4180 domain-containing protein yields MTDDFQQRAGVPVLVLDPAGPVIATEQDALDLIGSAFLGAQVVAVPASRLDARFFSLGTRFAGEIMQKFVNYRLRLAIVGDISAYLAESSALRALVHESNQGGHVWFVPDLDALDERLREAA; encoded by the coding sequence GTGACTGACGACTTCCAGCAGCGGGCCGGCGTACCGGTGCTGGTGCTCGACCCGGCCGGGCCGGTGATCGCCACCGAGCAGGACGCGCTCGACCTCATCGGGTCGGCGTTCCTCGGCGCGCAGGTGGTGGCCGTGCCGGCGAGCCGGCTCGACGCGCGCTTCTTCTCGCTGGGCACCCGGTTCGCCGGCGAGATCATGCAGAAGTTCGTGAACTACCGGCTGCGGCTCGCGATCGTCGGCGACATCTCGGCGTACCTGGCGGAATCGTCGGCGTTGCGGGCCCTCGTCCACGAGTCGAACCAGGGCGGGCACGTCTGGTTCGTGCCCGACCTCGACGCGCTGGACGAGCGGCTGCGCGAGGCGGCCTGA
- a CDS encoding GNAT family N-acetyltransferase, giving the protein MRIIPWQADDLDLLRQLNAPEIRRHTGGPETDEQVVARNARYAGFGATGGGCMYTIALPDGTKVGSVGYWEREWRGEQVYEMGWAVLSAYQGRGLASAAVRAVLDVARARRTRRHAHAYPSVDNPASNAVCRRAGFVLLGATDFEYRPGHTMRVNDWRADLGDQHRVRPAGAGRAGRRTAGQAGT; this is encoded by the coding sequence ATGCGCATCATCCCCTGGCAGGCGGACGACCTCGACCTGCTGCGGCAGCTGAACGCCCCGGAGATCCGGCGGCACACCGGGGGGCCGGAGACCGACGAGCAGGTGGTGGCCCGCAACGCACGGTACGCCGGGTTCGGCGCCACCGGCGGCGGCTGCATGTACACGATCGCGCTGCCCGACGGGACGAAGGTGGGCAGCGTCGGGTACTGGGAACGCGAGTGGCGCGGCGAGCAGGTCTACGAGATGGGGTGGGCGGTGCTGTCCGCGTACCAGGGGCGGGGGCTGGCCTCGGCCGCGGTGCGCGCGGTGCTCGACGTGGCCCGCGCCCGGCGGACCCGGCGGCACGCGCACGCCTACCCGTCGGTGGACAACCCGGCCTCCAACGCCGTGTGCCGGCGGGCCGGGTTCGTGCTGCTCGGGGCGACGGACTTCGAGTACCGGCCGGGCCACACCATGCGCGTCAACGACTGGCGGGCCGACCTGGGCGACCAGCACCGGGTCCGCCCGGCCGGCGCGGGTCGCGCCGGTCGCCGGACGGCAGGTCAGGCCGGCACGTAG
- a CDS encoding GYD domain-containing protein, with amino-acid sequence MAKFLLRSTYTVDGMKGLSKDGGTKRADVVRTMVENVGGTMESMYFGFGADDTYVVCDLPDHKTAAGLAIDIRAAGGLDTRVTPVLTPQEVDEATREKVEYTPPGI; translated from the coding sequence ATGGCGAAGTTCCTGCTGAGGTCGACCTACACGGTCGACGGGATGAAGGGCCTGAGCAAGGACGGCGGCACCAAGCGTGCCGACGTCGTACGCACGATGGTCGAGAACGTCGGCGGGACGATGGAGTCGATGTACTTCGGGTTCGGCGCGGACGACACGTACGTGGTGTGTGACCTGCCGGACCACAAGACCGCCGCCGGACTGGCGATCGACATCCGGGCGGCGGGCGGCCTGGACACCCGGGTCACGCCGGTGCTGACGCCGCAGGAGGTCGACGAGGCGACCCGGGAGAAGGTCGAGTACACACCCCCGGGCATCTGA
- a CDS encoding helix-turn-helix domain-containing protein, whose amino-acid sequence MTEEMYSVEQVAERLGLHVRTVRGYIRSGQLRAARIGKQYRIAARDLAALTDSAAPAAPVPPAGPVEVSSIVRIDGVDRGAADRLGTLVQAGAATRHDPGPPLRLQTMYDDERNRMTLVILGDPTATADLLRLVDSVLDGVLGRD is encoded by the coding sequence ATGACGGAAGAAATGTACTCGGTCGAGCAGGTGGCGGAGCGGCTCGGCCTGCACGTGCGGACGGTGCGCGGCTACATCCGGTCCGGACAACTGCGGGCGGCGCGGATCGGCAAGCAGTACCGGATCGCCGCCCGCGACCTGGCCGCGCTGACCGATTCCGCCGCACCGGCCGCCCCGGTGCCGCCCGCCGGGCCGGTGGAGGTGTCCAGCATCGTCCGCATCGACGGCGTCGACCGGGGCGCCGCCGACCGGCTCGGCACCCTCGTCCAGGCGGGGGCGGCCACCCGCCACGACCCGGGCCCCCCGCTGCGGCTCCAGACCATGTACGACGACGAACGGAACCGGATGACCCTCGTGATCCTCGGCGACCCGACCGCCACCGCGGACCTGCTGCGCCTGGTCGACTCCGTGTTGGACGGGGTGCTCGGCCGTGACTGA
- a CDS encoding ATP-binding cassette domain-containing protein: MSTRTTGPAVEAEGLRKAFGSTRALDGLDLQVPAGTVYGLLGPNGAGKTTAVRVLATLLRPDGGRARVFGHDVVDQADAVRSRVSLTGQYASVDEDLTGMENLVLLGRLLGLRKPAARDRAESLLAAFGLTEAAGRQVKKYSGGMRRRLDIAASILNTPDLLFLDEPTTGLDPRSRNQVWEIVRAVVAHGTTVLLTTQYLDEADQLAGRIAVVDHGRVIAEGTPGELKSSVGSGTVHLRLRDAGQRPEAEKVLHAALGVPVQLEPDPVALTARVGGEGSDLAASEQAARALADLARAGIVVDDFSLGQPSLDEVFLALTDHPATPTDERDEQLEAAR, from the coding sequence ATGAGTACGCGCACCACCGGCCCGGCCGTGGAGGCCGAGGGCCTCCGCAAGGCGTTCGGGTCGACCCGGGCGCTCGACGGCCTCGACCTGCAGGTCCCGGCGGGCACCGTCTACGGCCTGCTCGGCCCGAACGGTGCGGGCAAGACCACCGCCGTCCGGGTGCTGGCCACCCTGCTGCGTCCCGACGGTGGTCGGGCCCGGGTCTTCGGCCACGACGTGGTCGACCAGGCCGACGCGGTCCGCTCCCGGGTCAGCCTGACCGGCCAGTACGCCTCGGTCGACGAGGACCTGACCGGCATGGAGAATCTGGTGCTCCTGGGCCGCCTGCTCGGGCTGCGCAAGCCGGCCGCCCGCGATCGGGCGGAGAGCCTGCTGGCCGCGTTCGGGTTGACCGAGGCCGCGGGTCGGCAGGTGAAGAAGTACTCCGGTGGCATGCGCCGGCGCCTCGACATCGCCGCCAGCATCCTCAACACGCCGGATCTGCTCTTCCTCGACGAGCCGACGACCGGGCTGGACCCGCGCAGCCGCAACCAGGTGTGGGAGATCGTCCGCGCGGTCGTGGCGCACGGCACCACGGTGCTGCTGACCACGCAGTACCTGGACGAGGCCGACCAGCTCGCCGGCCGCATCGCGGTGGTCGACCACGGCCGGGTGATCGCGGAGGGCACCCCGGGCGAGCTGAAGTCGTCCGTCGGCTCCGGCACCGTCCACCTGCGCCTGCGCGACGCCGGGCAGCGGCCCGAGGCCGAGAAGGTGCTGCACGCGGCGCTCGGCGTCCCGGTGCAGCTGGAGCCGGACCCGGTCGCGCTCACCGCCCGCGTCGGCGGCGAGGGCTCCGACCTGGCGGCGAGCGAGCAGGCCGCCCGCGCTCTGGCCGACCTGGCCCGCGCCGGCATCGTCGTCGACGACTTCTCCCTCGGCCAGCCGAGCCTGGACGAGGTCTTCCTGGCCCTGACCGACCACCCCGCGACCCCGACGGACGAGCGGGACGAGCAGCTGGAGGCAGCCCGATGA